The Cupriavidus necator N-1 DNA window GGGCGCAGGCGGGCGGGAGGCAGCGTAAATCCCGCCTGCCGGCGAGGGATAGGTGTCTGGATTACAATGGCCGGCGAATTGGAATCCCCCGTTTGCGACCCTCTTTCGCGACCCCTCGCCCCATGGCCTACAAGACAATTGAAGACACCATCGGCAACACGCCGCTGGTCAGACTGCAGCGCATCCCCGGTGCCGCCAACGACGCGCGCGGCAATGTGATCCTCGGCAAGCTCGAAGGCAACAACCCGGCCGGTTCGGTCAAGGACCGCCCCGCGGTGTCGATGATCGCCCGGGCCGAGGCGCGCGGGCGCATCAAGCCGGGCGACACCCTGATCGAGGCGACTTCCGGCAATACCGGCATCGCGCTGGCCATGGCAGCCGCCATCCGCGGCTACAAGATGGTGCTGATCATGCCCGAGGACCTGAGCCTCGAGCGCCGCCAGAGCATGGCGGCCTACGGTGCCGAGATCATCCTGACCCCGGTCAAGGGCGGCATGGAGTACGCCCGCGACCTGGCGGATTCGATGGAGCGCGACGGCAAGGGCGTGATCCTCGACCAGTTCGCCAACCCGGACAACCCGCAGGCCCACTACGAGGGCACCGGGCCGGAGATCTGGCGCGATACCGACGGCCGCATCACCCACTTCGTTTCTGCGATGGGCACCACCGGCACCATTACCGGCGTGTCGCGCTACCTGAAGGAACAGAACCCGGAGATCCAGGTCATCGGCGCGCAGCCGGCCGACGGCTCGCGCATCCCGGGCATCCGCAAGTGGCCCGAGGCGTATCTGCCCAAGATCTACGATGCCAGCTACATCGACCGCACCGAGCCGGTGAGCCAGGGCGACGCCGAGCACATGGCGCGGCGCATGGCATCCGAAGAGGGCATCTTCTGCGGCATTTCGGCGGCCGGCGCGCTCTGTGTTGCGCTGCGCATTGCCGAGGAAGTGGAGAACGCCACCATCGTCTTCGTGGTGTGCGACCGCGGCGACCGCTACCTGTCGACCGGCGTGTTCCCGGCGTGACCTGAACCGGTGCCAACAAGAAAGGCCTCGCAAATTGCGAGGCCTTTTTGCTTTGGCGGGCAGCTGGCATCAACCCATCGCCGCCTTGACCGCCTCGCCCAGCTGGTACACCGCCAGCGCATAGAAGAAGCTGCGGTTGTAGCGTGTCAGCACGTAGAAGTTGCGCAGGCCGAGCAGGTATTCGGTCGGTTGGTCGGGGGTGGGCAGGTCCACCACCAGCACGCCGGTCTCGCCTTCGCGCACGGGGTCGATCGGCTCGTCCACGCGCAAGCCGGCGCGGGTCAGCTGGTTGAGCGTGCGCGTGGGCCATGGCTCGCCGTCGGCCGCCGCCGTGGCGACACCCAGGCTGCCGGCGTCGCCGGCAATGCGCCACACCACCGGGCGGCCCGGCTCCCAGCCGTGCAGCTGCAGGAAGCGCGCGACACTGCCGATGGCATCGGTAGGGCTGTTGCGCAGGTCGATGCGACCGTTGTTGTCGTAGTCGATGGCGTATTCGCGCAGGCTGGTCGGCATGAACTGCGGGATGCCGATCGCGCCCGCGAAGGAGCCCAGCACCGAGTACACGTCGGTGCGGGTGTCGCGGCACCACAGCAGGTAGTCGGCCAGCTGGTTGCGGAACAGCGTGCTGCGGGCTTCGCGGTTGGGCGTGTCCGGGTAGTCGAAGGCGAGCGTGGACAGCGAGTCGAGCACGCGGAAGGTGCCCATGTCGCGGCCGTAGATGGTTTCCACGCCGATGATGCCGACGATGACCGAGGCCGGTACGCCGAACTCGGCTTCGGCACGGCGCAGCGTGTCGCGGTTGTCCTGCCAGAAGCGCACGCCCGCGTTGATGCGGATCGGCTCGATAAAGCGCGAGCGGTAGGTGCGCCAGCTTTTGCGGCCGGTGGTGGCGGGCGGCATGATCAGCCGCACCACGGTGGCCGAATAGACCGCCTGGCTAAACCACTCCTGCAGCATCCCGCGGTCAAGGCGGTGGCGGGCCACCATCTCGTCGATAAACGCGCGGGTCTGCGGATTGTCGCGGTAGCGGCCGGGTTCGATCTCTTCCTCGCGCATGCTGACGCGGCGCTTGCCCGCGGCGAGCAGGCTGGGGGAGAGGCCGCAGAGTCCGAGTGCGGCAGCGGAAAGCGCGGCGCCCAGCAGGGGGCGTCGCAGTGAGCGCTGGGTGTCGGTCATGATGTCCTTTGCAAGTCGCACCGAGTATAGCGGATGCCACTGCGGCAACTACGGGCAAGCCGTCACGGCATGGCGCGCCAGTGCCGCTGGGTGGCATGGGCTGGCGTGTGCTAACGTAGCGATTGGAGACAACATTGCGACGATAAGAGATGCCGACAGGCTATTACACGCACCCCGAGTTCCAGCGGCACGAGATGGGGCATTTCCATCCTGAGTGCCCGGAACGCCTGCAGGCGATCGAGGATCACCTGATTTCGCACGGCCTGGACGGGCTGCTGGAGCGCCGCGAAGCCCCGCCCGCCACGCGCGAGCAGCTGGAGCGCGTGCACCGTCCCGACTATGTCGATTCGCTCGAACGCGCCAGCCCGGCCAGCGGCTATCACGCGATCGATCCGGATACCTCGATGAACTCGCACACGCTTGCCGCCGCCACGCTGGCCGCGGGCGCGGCGGTGGCGGCCACCGATGCGGTGATCGCGGGCGAGTTCGAGAACGCGTTCTGCTGCGTGCGCCCGCCCGGCCACCACGCCGAGCCTGACCGCGCCATGGGCTTCTGCTTCTACAACAACGTCGCCATTGCCGCGCGCCACGCGCTGCGGGCGCACGGCCTGGAGCGCGTGGCCATCATCGATTTCGACGTGCACCACGGCAACGGCACCGAAGCGGCGTTCCGCG harbors:
- the cysM gene encoding cysteine synthase CysM, whose protein sequence is MAYKTIEDTIGNTPLVRLQRIPGAANDARGNVILGKLEGNNPAGSVKDRPAVSMIARAEARGRIKPGDTLIEATSGNTGIALAMAAAIRGYKMVLIMPEDLSLERRQSMAAYGAEIILTPVKGGMEYARDLADSMERDGKGVILDQFANPDNPQAHYEGTGPEIWRDTDGRITHFVSAMGTTGTITGVSRYLKEQNPEIQVIGAQPADGSRIPGIRKWPEAYLPKIYDASYIDRTEPVSQGDAEHMARRMASEEGIFCGISAAGALCVALRIAEEVENATIVFVVCDRGDRYLSTGVFPA
- the mltB gene encoding lytic murein transglycosylase B; amino-acid sequence: MTDTQRSLRRPLLGAALSAAALGLCGLSPSLLAAGKRRVSMREEEIEPGRYRDNPQTRAFIDEMVARHRLDRGMLQEWFSQAVYSATVVRLIMPPATTGRKSWRTYRSRFIEPIRINAGVRFWQDNRDTLRRAEAEFGVPASVIVGIIGVETIYGRDMGTFRVLDSLSTLAFDYPDTPNREARSTLFRNQLADYLLWCRDTRTDVYSVLGSFAGAIGIPQFMPTSLREYAIDYDNNGRIDLRNSPTDAIGSVARFLQLHGWEPGRPVVWRIAGDAGSLGVATAAADGEPWPTRTLNQLTRAGLRVDEPIDPVREGETGVLVVDLPTPDQPTEYLLGLRNFYVLTRYNRSFFYALAVYQLGEAVKAAMG
- a CDS encoding histone deacetylase family protein; the encoded protein is MPTGYYTHPEFQRHEMGHFHPECPERLQAIEDHLISHGLDGLLERREAPPATREQLERVHRPDYVDSLERASPASGYHAIDPDTSMNSHTLAAATLAAGAAVAATDAVIAGEFENAFCCVRPPGHHAEPDRAMGFCFYNNVAIAARHALRAHGLERVAIIDFDVHHGNGTEAAFRGDEQVMMCSIFQHPFYPYSGTEHLAPNMVNIPLPAYTNGVAVREVVETIWLPRLNEFRPQMLFISAGFDAHREDDLGQMGLVEQDYAWITGQLVDLARVHAQGRIVSCLEGGYNLSALGRSVLAHLKVLLER